One segment of Anaerolineae bacterium DNA contains the following:
- a CDS encoding DUF3604 domain-containing protein, producing the protein MSVMGGVTRLEPVMLTQEGVHYLVANDGRKAYRSNPIMCSSAARAKLFWGDIHVHSQMSRCWEHLSRPPDLGYRYARDVVGLDFAALSDHSRSLDEPSWRAVREATQRHNSPGQFVTFLGFESSHATGRGGDVCVYYDTDDGEPYDLLPRRGHVGELFQLLEGRDALVIPHHMSRDEKRVSWKPEFYGGPEREPVAEVYSKWGASEFEGNPRPLMRAAHGPFYWQDGLARGWRLGAIGGTDSHATVAGGYGVEPTQFHPQPGLTAIYAEQLTRAALWDALKARRCYATSARRILLDFQVNDRWLGQEVYVDEDSTARLRRHLKVRAAGTTRIGDITVVRNNVPVFTHRGSELIEEFEWVDDEPFERIALRGEVANKAPFLYYYVRVTQADGERAWSSPIWLSEK; encoded by the coding sequence GTGTCAGTGATGGGCGGAGTCACCCGCCTGGAGCCGGTCATGCTCACGCAGGAGGGTGTCCACTACCTTGTGGCTAACGATGGGCGCAAAGCCTACCGGAGCAACCCAATCATGTGCAGCAGTGCTGCCAGAGCGAAGCTCTTCTGGGGAGACATACACGTCCACTCCCAGATGTCTCGGTGCTGGGAGCATCTGTCTCGCCCTCCCGACTTGGGCTACCGCTACGCCCGGGACGTAGTAGGGCTGGACTTCGCTGCGCTCTCCGATCACTCCCGATCACTAGACGAGCCGAGCTGGCGGGCCGTTCGGGAGGCTACGCAGCGGCACAATTCGCCAGGGCAGTTTGTGACCTTCCTTGGGTTTGAATCCAGCCATGCTACCGGCAGGGGTGGCGACGTATGCGTCTACTATGACACCGATGACGGTGAGCCATACGACCTGCTCCCGCGGCGAGGCCACGTGGGGGAATTGTTCCAGCTGCTTGAGGGGAGAGACGCGCTTGTCATTCCGCACCACATGTCGCGGGATGAGAAGAGAGTGTCCTGGAAGCCGGAGTTCTATGGCGGGCCTGAGCGCGAGCCAGTGGCTGAGGTGTACTCGAAATGGGGAGCATCGGAGTTTGAGGGGAACCCTCGACCCCTCATGCGAGCGGCGCACGGGCCCTTCTACTGGCAGGATGGACTTGCGCGTGGCTGGAGGCTCGGCGCCATAGGGGGAACTGACAGCCATGCGACGGTCGCAGGTGGGTACGGCGTGGAGCCGACCCAGTTTCACCCCCAGCCCGGTCTGACTGCCATCTATGCAGAACAGCTCACCAGAGCGGCTCTCTGGGATGCACTGAAGGCGCGCAGATGCTACGCGACCAGCGCGCGGCGCATACTCCTCGACTTTCAGGTGAACGACCGCTGGCTGGGCCAAGAGGTCTACGTGGATGAGGACAGCACGGCCCGGCTGCGGCGTCATCTCAAAGTGCGGGCCGCAGGCACGACCCGGATAGGCGACATAACGGTAGTACGGAACAACGTTCCGGTGTTCACTCACCGAGGGAGCGAGTTGATCGAGGAGTTTGAGTGGGTGGACGATGAGCCATTTGAGCGTATCGCCTTGAGAGGGGAGGTCGCGAACAAGGCGCCTTTCCTTTACTACTACGTCAGGGTGACTCAAGCCGACGGGGAGCGAGCCTGGTCATCGCCAATATGGCTGAGCGAGAAGTGA
- a CDS encoding sugar ABC transporter permease, with protein sequence MAEREVRTDEAAIARWFQKHGLAAGRRTRRGLLASENRDGWLFASPWIAGFVLFTAGPMVASFVMGLMQWDLLSPPQFAGWSNYTRALRQDPLVWQALRITTAYALGSVPLQMVSGFSLALLLNTGVSGLRWYRTVYYMPAVLGGVEVSLLWIWVYQPQFGLANWMLSLVGIAGPPWLASQTWALPSLVIMSVWGVGQSMVIYLAGLQGVPTTLYEAASADGANWWGRFRHVTLPMVSPVLFFQLVMGIIGALQVFTAGYVMTAGGPNNATLFFVLHLYRNAFQYFKMGYACSLAWLLFLYVSALTLLTFRSSSAWVYYETELRT encoded by the coding sequence ATGGCTGAGCGAGAAGTGAGGACAGACGAAGCGGCAATCGCCCGGTGGTTCCAGAAGCACGGGCTCGCCGCCGGGCGGCGGACGAGAAGGGGGCTGTTGGCCTCGGAGAACCGAGATGGATGGCTGTTCGCTAGCCCCTGGATCGCTGGATTTGTGCTGTTCACGGCGGGGCCGATGGTGGCCTCTTTCGTGATGGGTCTCATGCAGTGGGATCTCCTGAGTCCGCCTCAGTTTGCCGGCTGGTCGAACTACACTCGCGCCCTTCGGCAGGATCCCCTCGTCTGGCAAGCCCTGCGCATTACCACGGCGTACGCCCTCGGTTCTGTACCCCTCCAGATGGTCTCAGGCTTCTCCCTGGCGCTGCTCCTGAACACGGGTGTCAGCGGGTTGAGGTGGTACAGGACTGTCTACTATATGCCCGCGGTGCTCGGTGGAGTGGAGGTGTCCCTTCTATGGATCTGGGTGTACCAGCCTCAGTTCGGCCTGGCGAACTGGATGCTGTCCCTGGTGGGCATTGCGGGACCGCCGTGGCTCGCAAGCCAGACTTGGGCTCTGCCCTCCCTAGTCATCATGAGCGTCTGGGGCGTGGGGCAGAGCATGGTGATCTACCTGGCCGGGCTACAGGGTGTGCCCACCACGCTGTATGAGGCGGCGAGTGCCGACGGAGCCAACTGGTGGGGAAGGTTCCGCCACGTCACCCTTCCCATGGTTAGCCCGGTGCTGTTCTTTCAGTTGGTGATGGGTATAATCGGTGCTCTCCAGGTCTTCACGGCCGGATACGTGATGACGGCGGGCGGCCCGAACAACGCAACCCTGTTCTTTGTGCTGCATCTCTATCGCAATGCTTTCCAGTACTTCAAGATGGGGTATGCCTGTAGTCTGGCGTGGCTGCTGTTTCTGTATGTGTCCGCGCTGACGCTACTCACGTTTCGGAGCTCGAGCGCCTGGGTCTACTACGAGACCGAGCTCAGAACCTAG
- a CDS encoding carbohydrate ABC transporter permease, with protein sequence MTSAVGRHVAPPKFRRRAQRAAIHFVLVCGACVVLLPLAWMVSTSLKDLGDVFLFPPKWIPTPPRWSNYHEALTSLPFGVFFRNTAFYTGACIAGQLVTVSLVGFSFARLRWRGRDIVFMVLLATMMLPGQVTMIPRFLIFRSLGWINTFLPLIVPSWIGGGAFYIFLMRQFLRTIPLEMDEAARIDGCSNFRIYWQIVMPQVKAPLIAVAIFSFQGHWNDFMGPLIYLHTTDRYTVSLGLRMFQGEFGTEWHLMMAASVVAMLPILMLFFLAQRYFIQGVVFTGLKA encoded by the coding sequence ATGACATCAGCGGTGGGCCGGCACGTGGCGCCTCCCAAGTTCAGGCGCCGAGCGCAGAGGGCGGCGATCCACTTCGTTCTCGTATGTGGGGCATGCGTGGTTCTGTTGCCCCTGGCCTGGATGGTGTCGACTTCGCTGAAGGACCTGGGAGACGTCTTCCTGTTCCCGCCCAAGTGGATTCCGACCCCGCCGAGGTGGTCCAACTACCATGAAGCGCTGACGTCGCTCCCGTTCGGGGTGTTCTTCCGGAACACCGCCTTTTACACGGGGGCGTGCATTGCCGGACAGCTCGTCACGGTCTCGCTGGTTGGCTTCTCCTTCGCTCGTCTGAGGTGGCGAGGTAGAGACATCGTCTTCATGGTTCTCCTGGCCACTATGATGCTGCCGGGCCAGGTCACGATGATACCTCGGTTCCTGATCTTCCGGTCCTTGGGCTGGATCAACACCTTCCTCCCCCTAATCGTGCCCTCCTGGATCGGGGGCGGGGCCTTCTACATCTTCCTCATGCGGCAGTTCCTTCGGACGATCCCTCTGGAGATGGACGAGGCGGCCAGGATAGACGGATGCAGCAACTTCAGGATCTACTGGCAGATAGTGATGCCACAGGTCAAGGCACCTCTCATCGCGGTGGCGATCTTCTCATTCCAGGGCCACTGGAACGATTTCATGGGCCCCCTGATCTACCTGCACACAACTGACCGATACACCGTCTCGCTAGGGCTTCGGATGTTTCAGGGGGAGTTCGGAACCGAATGGCATCTCATGATGGCGGCTTCTGTTGTAGCGATGCTGCCCATATTGATGCTCTTCTTCCTTGCTCAACGGTACTTCATCCAGGGCGTGGTTTTCACTGGGCTCAAAGCATAG